A segment of the Chloroflexota bacterium genome:
GTCGTCAATTTGGTGCTGTTAGCATATCTCGCTTTGCGCTTTGAAGTTTTGCCCGATCCACTGCCCTTGCACTTTGACGCGTCCGGTCTGCCCGATCGCATCGAAGCCAAGGGCGGTATTTTTGGTTTGCCGATTATCGGGATGATCATTTTTGTATCGAACGCCGGGCTGGGTGTGATCGTGCATCGGTGGCAACGCGCGGCGGCGCTCTTGCTCGCCGGCGGCGCGTCGATCGCGCAAATTCTGATGTGGTTCGCCGCGATTAGCATAGTCGGCGGCATCTACTGACTTTTTCCATTTTAACGGCGAACATTTTCATTGGACCTCCTTGCATTTTTTTGGGGATTGGTATTTAGCGCGATCATCGCCGGACTAGCGTACTGGCGCGGCTCTCTCGCGCCCAGCGGCGCGCTCGGTGCGCTAGTCGTCGGCGCGCTGATTTTTGGCGGCGGCGGTTTGGCGTGGGCGATTTCGCTCGTCGCGTTTTTCGTCACCTCGTCCGCATTGTCGCATTACAAAACACGCGCCAAGGAACCACTCGCGGAAAAATTCCAAAAGGGACATCGCCGCGACCTGGGTCAAGTCCTCGCGAATGGCGGCTGGGGCGCGCTGCTCGCGCTCGCGTACGCGTTCGATCCTCACCCGCTCCTGTTCGTCGCGTTCGTCGGCGCGCTGGCGACCGTGAACGCGGACACGTGGGCGACCGAACTTGGCGTGTTGAGCCAGTCGCCCCCGCGACTCATCACAACTCTGCGCGTCGTTCCCGTTGGCACGAGCGGCGGCATTACGGTACTTGGCACAATCGTCGCGTTGTGCGGCGCGGGGTTGATCGCCATCCTCGCGGCATTCATCGCGATAAATGGTAATTGGTTATTGGTAATTTTCGTTGGCACAGTGGCGGGTCTGCTCGGCTCAGTGTTCGATTCGCTGCTCGGCGCGACGGCGCAAGCGATTTACTTTTGCGACGCGGATCAAAAGGAAACCGAATCTCGCGTACATCGGTGCGGCAACGCAACGCGCTTGATCCGCGGCTGGCGTTGGCTCGACAACGATGGGGTGAATTTCCTCGCGAGTGTTTTCGGGAGCGGTGTGGCAGTAGCGTGTTACTGGGCAATCGGCGGATAAGTTTTGACACGATTCGCAAGCGCGGGTAGAATCGTTACCAGAGTGAGGTAAAGATGAACACAATTTATATCGAGCCGGCGCAGAATACCCAGGTTTTGCATTTGGTCGAATCTGCCGTACAGAGCGAAATCGCCCGACTCCAAATCGCTTTGACTTTGGCAAAGAAACGCGTCAGCGTCTTCGAGGAAAAATATCAAACGCGATCAGACAAATTCATTGCCACGATGACCGCTGAAGACTTGAAGGGTGGCGACGACGAGTACGTTCAATGGGCGGGCGAGTATAAACTGTTGCAACGACTCGAACAAAAACTGAATCAGTTGCAAGGGCTACACTTTGGTGATTGAAACGTATTTTTCCGCGATCAAATTCATCGTGGATCGTTTCGCCGCAACCAGTTTTGTTGTTTCGGCAACTGTGTTCTTCGATACGCGACCAGGCGAACAAGGATTTCTGAGCGGCACAGTACGTTTTGTTGACAACTCTGAGTTGTATTTCCGCGAATATGTGGATGCGACCGACAAGCGTATCGAAAAAGTGATGTACACGTATCATTATCAAGACGCCGCCGCACAGTTGATTTTCCGGTATGATAATTCGGCGCATCGTCCGGCGCTCGTCTCACCCGAACACCGACACAGCGCTTCAGATATCCAAGTCGCTGCCGCACCCAATTTGGAAGATGTATTATTAGAGATCGCCGTTACCAAGCACTGGGCTTGATATGCTCTCTATCGTCTCGACTCCCATCGGCAATCCCGATGATATGACCCTGCGCGCGTTGCGCGTTCTGCGCGAAGTGAACGCAGTGATTTGCGAAGAGCGGCGCGACGGTGCGCGGCTCTTAAAACATTACCAAATCGAAAACACGTTGCTCGAACTGAACGAGCATACCGAGCGCGCGATCGTGCCGGAATTGATCGAGCGATTGGAACGCGGCGAACACCTCGCGCTAATTTCCGATCACGGCACGCCGCTCCTCGCCGATCCCGGCGGACGCCTGGTCGCGCGCGCGATTCAGGCGCGCGTGCCAGTCACTGCCGTACCCGGCGCATCGTCCGCGCTTGCCGCGCTCGTCGTCAGCGGCTTGCCGATGGACCGTTTTCGTTTTGTCGGCATGTTGCCGGTAAAAAAAGAGGCGCGCCGCGCGGAACTGCGCCGGCTCAAAGACGAACGCGAAACCTGGGTCGTGCTCGATGCGCCGTACCGCCTTGCGCCGCTGCTCGCCGATTTGCGCGACGCGCTCGGCGCAGAGCGGTACGTGACCGTCGCGTGTGAGTTGACGACCGCGAACGAAAATATCGTGCGCGGTACTCTGCGCGAGATCGTCGCTTATTTTGAAAAGAAACCATTCAAAGGCGAATTTGCCCTCGTCGTCGCAGGCAACCCAAAATTCAAAATTCTGAATTCTGAATTCTAAATTCACTCGCCCATCCACAAGAAGAATTCGAATTTCGAATTACGAATTACGAATTCAGCAACCTACTGGAGAATCAATGAAAGCGATCATTCTTCTCGCCGGACTCGGCACCCGTCTCCGTCCGCACACCTACAGCAAACCCAAGCCCCTCGTTCAAGTCGCGGGCAAGCCCGTGCTGGGACACATTCTCGACAGTCTTGCCGAATTGAACATCGCAGAGACAATTTTCGTCGTCGGCTATCTCGGCGATCAGATTCAAAAATACGTCACGACCCAGTATCCCGATATGCGCGCGCAGTACGTCGAACAAACTGAAATGAAGGGGCAGGCGCACGCGATCTACCTTGCCAAAGAATTCATTGACCAGGACGTACTCATCATCTTCGGCGACACGATTTGGGAAACGGATTTCACTCGGCTAGGTCGCGTCAAGGGCGATGGGCTGATCTACGTCAAAGAGGTCAGCGACCCGCGCCGGTTTGGCGTCGCGTTGCTGCAAGACGGTCACGTGACCAAGTTCGTAGAAAAACCGACATCGCCGATTTCGAACCTCGCAGTCGTGGGGGTGTACTATTTCCGCAATTGGCGCGGGATCATGCGCGCGATTGACGATTTGATCGCGCGCGACATCAAGACGAATGGCGAGTACTTTCTCGCGGACGCGATGCAATTGATGATCGAAGGCGACGCGCGGCTCGAAGTCGAAACCATTCCAGTTTGGGAAGATTGCGGCACCCCCGCCGCGATTCTGAAAACGAACCGGTATTTGCTCGGCAAACAAAGTAACGTGCCCACCGTCGAGGGTTCGGTGATTTTATCGCCGGTGTACATTAGCGACCGC
Coding sequences within it:
- a CDS encoding DUF1648 domain-containing protein: MNLLFSSFTPHPSALSMSTRHPIAPPPDAPPESLTSFPLIDAPITEDALTRLQSDHTLHVLLISAFVVNLVLLAYLALRFEVLPDPLPLHFDASGLPDRIEAKGGIFGLPIIGMIIFVSNAGLGVIVHRWQRAAALLLAGGASIAQILMWFAAISIVGGIY
- a CDS encoding DUF92 domain-containing protein, with the protein product MDLLAFFWGLVFSAIIAGLAYWRGSLAPSGALGALVVGALIFGGGGLAWAISLVAFFVTSSALSHYKTRAKEPLAEKFQKGHRRDLGQVLANGGWGALLALAYAFDPHPLLFVAFVGALATVNADTWATELGVLSQSPPRLITTLRVVPVGTSGGITVLGTIVALCGAGLIAILAAFIAINGNWLLVIFVGTVAGLLGSVFDSLLGATAQAIYFCDADQKETESRVHRCGNATRLIRGWRWLDNDGVNFLASVFGSGVAVACYWAIGG
- the rsmI gene encoding 16S rRNA (cytidine(1402)-2'-O)-methyltransferase, encoding MLSIVSTPIGNPDDMTLRALRVLREVNAVICEERRDGARLLKHYQIENTLLELNEHTERAIVPELIERLERGEHLALISDHGTPLLADPGGRLVARAIQARVPVTAVPGASSALAALVVSGLPMDRFRFVGMLPVKKEARRAELRRLKDERETWVVLDAPYRLAPLLADLRDALGAERYVTVACELTTANENIVRGTLREIVAYFEKKPFKGEFALVVAGNPKFKILNSEF
- a CDS encoding NTP transferase domain-containing protein, translating into MKAIILLAGLGTRLRPHTYSKPKPLVQVAGKPVLGHILDSLAELNIAETIFVVGYLGDQIQKYVTTQYPDMRAQYVEQTEMKGQAHAIYLAKEFIDQDVLIIFGDTIWETDFTRLGRVKGDGLIYVKEVSDPRRFGVALLQDGHVTKFVEKPTSPISNLAVVGVYYFRNWRGIMRAIDDLIARDIKTNGEYFLADAMQLMIEGDARLEVETIPVWEDCGTPAAILKTNRYLLGKQSNVPTVEGSVILSPVYISDRAQIHNSIVGPNVSVSEDAIIENSILRDCIISEGAYIENRVLESSLIGKDARVRGSFQRMNVGDSSEIETATGYDNGH